One segment of Arcanobacterium haemolyticum DSM 20595 DNA contains the following:
- a CDS encoding ABC transporter ATP-binding protein: protein MSVLKLRDIRKTYDVHPPVPVLHGVDLDVEAGERVAIVGYSGAGKSTLLNIMGLLDEATSGEYELDGHLTSKLSARKRDKLRADVLGFVFQDYHVLGHRTVRENLDIKLAIAGVDPSERDSVVDEALANVGLTERKDSLSRFLSGGEKQRLAIARAIITHPRVLLADEPTGNLDSVNAKTVLDLFDQQAANGVAIVVITHDDRLSSWAQRVLRLKDGKIYE, encoded by the coding sequence ATGAGCGTACTCAAACTGCGTGACATCCGCAAAACATACGATGTACATCCACCCGTCCCTGTACTTCACGGCGTTGATCTTGACGTAGAAGCCGGAGAACGCGTTGCAATTGTTGGATATTCAGGAGCCGGAAAATCCACCCTCCTTAACATCATGGGACTCCTGGATGAAGCAACGTCAGGAGAATACGAACTTGACGGGCACCTTACCTCCAAGTTAAGTGCGCGCAAACGCGACAAACTCCGTGCAGATGTGCTCGGATTCGTATTCCAGGACTATCATGTTCTCGGACACCGAACTGTGCGAGAAAACCTCGATATTAAACTTGCCATCGCAGGAGTTGACCCCTCCGAACGTGACAGTGTTGTAGACGAAGCCCTTGCCAATGTGGGACTTACAGAACGAAAAGACTCCCTTTCACGTTTCCTCTCAGGCGGCGAAAAACAACGCCTAGCCATCGCACGCGCAATCATCACACACCCGCGAGTATTGCTCGCCGACGAACCAACAGGAAACCTCGACTCAGTCAACGCTAAAACCGTTCTCGATCTCTTCGACCAACAAGCAGCAAACGGCGTCGCGATCGTCGTCATCACCCACGATGATCGACTATCCTCCTGGGCACAACGCGTCCTGCGCCTCAAGGACGGAAAAATCTATGAATAA
- a CDS encoding ABC transporter permease codes for MLRKTRAVSTDLLADVAIELRARMARTVLMMAAVALSTGALLASVGIAQNAAHQVEADIAASTIDQILIKRASETEENVGNDSDEPQSPDKEIYFYPADAKERLLTIDTVAAVGRKSRLQEAIPTQITHPVTKKTITGPSIMGADSSYLDAAKVAKPDQAWMLDQGYDVVFLGHSAAEKLDIPITSDTRGLKVIINGMAYSVAGFLPGKPLENDIVLPLKTAFHLAHGDRRSEILIRSKIGAGSQVSNVARVALMPNTPEKLSVSQVVSVDSIRENVSGQLAQQAAWVGAFLIVLTVLLIANSMIVSVTARTTEIGVRRALGSSRGRVAAVFWVEGAVTGALGGLVGSAVAAVIIVGVSAISGWTAVLNIGWILLGPLLGAAVGIVASAYPAARASLIHPAIAVRSN; via the coding sequence ATGCTCCGAAAAACACGTGCCGTCTCCACAGATCTCCTTGCGGATGTAGCTATCGAGTTACGGGCCCGTATGGCACGAACCGTCCTTATGATGGCAGCAGTCGCCCTGAGTACAGGAGCGCTCCTCGCCTCCGTAGGAATAGCCCAAAACGCTGCCCACCAAGTTGAAGCCGATATTGCAGCCTCAACCATTGATCAAATCCTCATCAAAAGAGCTAGCGAAACAGAAGAAAACGTAGGAAACGACTCCGACGAACCACAATCGCCAGACAAAGAAATATATTTCTATCCTGCTGACGCCAAAGAACGACTCCTCACCATTGATACTGTGGCCGCTGTAGGAAGAAAATCGCGGCTACAAGAAGCAATCCCCACCCAAATCACCCATCCCGTAACGAAGAAAACGATCACCGGCCCCAGTATTATGGGTGCCGATTCGTCCTATCTCGACGCAGCGAAAGTGGCCAAACCCGACCAAGCATGGATGCTGGACCAAGGCTACGATGTTGTTTTCCTCGGGCACAGCGCAGCCGAAAAACTCGATATCCCCATCACCAGCGATACGCGTGGCCTGAAAGTCATCATCAACGGAATGGCATACTCCGTAGCCGGATTCCTCCCCGGAAAACCGCTAGAAAATGACATCGTCTTGCCACTCAAAACTGCCTTCCATCTTGCACACGGAGATAGGAGAAGCGAAATCCTTATCCGCAGCAAAATCGGAGCAGGATCGCAAGTATCAAATGTTGCTCGAGTAGCACTCATGCCAAACACGCCAGAAAAACTCAGCGTCTCCCAAGTAGTATCCGTCGATAGCATACGAGAAAACGTCTCCGGGCAACTCGCTCAACAAGCAGCCTGGGTAGGTGCCTTTCTTATCGTCCTTACCGTGCTACTCATAGCAAACTCCATGATCGTCTCAGTCACAGCACGAACCACAGAAATTGGTGTACGGCGTGCGCTGGGTAGTTCACGCGGGCGAGTGGCCGCAGTCTTTTGGGTAGAAGGAGCAGTAACCGGAGCGCTCGGAGGCCTTGTTGGCAGCGCAGTAGCCGCAGTTATTATCGTGGGCGTATCTGCGATTAGCGGATGGACTGCCGTGCTCAATATCGGCTGGATTCTGCTGGGGCCTTTACTGGGGGCCGCCGTAGGTATTGTGGCTTCGGCCTACCCTGCGGCGCGTGCATCGCTCATCCACCCTGCGATTGCTGTTCGATCAAATTAA
- the truB gene encoding tRNA pseudouridine(55) synthase TruB → MPWGDLPRGEHEASDGLLLIDKPQGVTSHDIVGAMRRLGATRKVGHTGTLDPMATGLLTVAFGRATKLVQYLTGADKTYIARIVLGVGTDSDDADGNAIRPSEDQIRAFSDVDAEQIDSAIRSLTGQIMQVPSSVSAKKIGGKRAHDLVRDGQTVELAAQAVTISRFERTSDVTSVQYVVGDRSYGTVEFDIVACVSSGTYIRALARDLGEKLGVGAHLNMLRRTHVGRWDVCTASSVEELRDLITDGGELPIIGVDEVCTQTFSRLSIDSDEAERLARGLFIERRDPEQIAGANKWPACAFLGDRAVAVVSPRSGRLKPDLQIRL, encoded by the coding sequence ATGCCGTGGGGCGATCTCCCGCGTGGAGAACATGAAGCCTCAGATGGTTTGTTGTTAATCGACAAGCCTCAAGGGGTTACCTCCCATGATATTGTGGGAGCAATGCGCCGCCTGGGGGCAACCCGCAAAGTTGGGCATACAGGAACATTGGATCCGATGGCTACCGGTTTGCTGACAGTGGCTTTTGGGCGCGCCACCAAACTGGTGCAGTATCTGACGGGCGCTGACAAAACCTATATCGCCCGCATCGTGTTGGGTGTAGGTACTGATTCTGACGATGCCGACGGCAACGCGATCAGGCCTAGCGAGGATCAGATTCGGGCTTTTTCAGATGTGGACGCGGAGCAGATTGATTCTGCGATTCGTTCATTGACAGGCCAGATTATGCAAGTGCCGTCTTCTGTTTCAGCAAAGAAGATCGGGGGTAAGCGTGCGCATGATTTGGTCCGTGACGGGCAAACTGTTGAATTGGCTGCCCAGGCAGTTACTATTTCTCGTTTTGAACGCACGTCCGATGTGACATCCGTCCAGTACGTGGTCGGTGATCGTTCGTACGGCACTGTTGAATTCGATATCGTTGCATGTGTTTCGTCCGGCACCTATATTCGTGCGCTAGCACGGGATCTTGGCGAAAAGCTTGGTGTTGGTGCACACTTGAACATGTTGCGTCGTACCCATGTGGGCCGGTGGGATGTTTGCACTGCATCTTCTGTTGAAGAACTGCGCGATCTCATCACTGACGGGGGAGAACTCCCTATTATTGGTGTTGATGAGGTATGTACTCAGACTTTCTCCCGGCTGTCTATCGATTCTGATGAGGCTGAGCGGTTGGCGCGTGGCCTTTTTATTGAACGGCGCGATCCCGAACAAATCGCTGGGGCTAACAAGTGGCCGGCGTGCGCATTTCTTGGCGATCGGGCAGTGGCAGTTGTTTCGCCGCGTTCCGGACGGTTGAAACCTGATTTGCAGATTCGTTTGTAA
- a CDS encoding peptidase inhibitor family I36 protein, which yields MKLKKSIGAVLATLAVSSTGLIALAPITSAGVENCQLGAACLWSDYDSNGFKAWNEDPESQVHSSIDNKSKSAAANGASCSATYFYDFYRGRTGSYFILNSKTRIGTNFRDPDLSNGAGIGKYRYQNWENQVSNITFSDCR from the coding sequence GTGAAACTCAAGAAAAGCATTGGTGCTGTACTTGCCACGCTTGCAGTAAGCTCAACAGGCCTTATCGCATTGGCTCCAATCACAAGTGCCGGGGTGGAGAACTGTCAGCTGGGAGCGGCATGCTTATGGTCAGATTATGATTCCAATGGGTTCAAAGCGTGGAATGAAGACCCAGAATCTCAGGTTCATTCATCAATAGACAACAAGTCGAAATCGGCAGCGGCTAACGGTGCTTCATGTAGTGCGACTTATTTTTATGACTTCTATCGTGGTCGTACCGGTAGTTATTTCATTCTCAACAGTAAAACCCGAATTGGGACAAACTTCAGGGATCCTGATCTTTCCAATGGGGCTGGTATCGGGAAATATCGTTATCAGAACTGGGAAAATCAAGTAAGTAATATAACATTTTCTGATTGTCGTTAG
- a CDS encoding peptidoglycan-binding protein: MRSNNDEAIGNAQHKPEITAKVENRDFPAEPTEVKGKVHLGSTFPVTVTAGEGGQAIVTATPRSVGDTISSGELIAYVSGRPVIALDLPFDMYRDIKTGDTGADVKELQRALMRLGLYHGVIDGEYGQLTANSVKNLYKRVGAVLPEASQETETPSAGAQNQPQDKQNIEGAAEQPAKPAPRKPNLPTIKANEIVSLTSGSAHLIEIAPVNTRISAEKPLAKLRSGQAVAVARVGVGDKELFSVGATVDLTSTGSVDKQHATITAISEFKNPEENSESPLPGHDVTVNLPAEGYTDGQDVTLSIANTERQAVSGLTVPLSALREDTGKTYVLVKDPAVKPNGVKKIDVTVGRTFDGFALVNSEQLHDGDTVVLAQ, encoded by the coding sequence GTGCGTTCAAATAACGATGAAGCAATCGGAAATGCACAACATAAGCCTGAAATAACAGCTAAAGTAGAAAACCGCGATTTTCCGGCTGAACCCACCGAAGTAAAAGGAAAAGTCCATTTAGGGTCCACCTTCCCCGTCACCGTCACTGCCGGTGAAGGTGGGCAAGCAATCGTTACCGCAACCCCGCGCTCCGTAGGGGACACCATCTCATCAGGTGAGCTCATCGCATACGTATCTGGGCGCCCAGTTATTGCATTGGATCTGCCGTTTGACATGTACCGAGACATCAAAACAGGCGATACTGGAGCGGACGTTAAAGAACTACAGCGAGCACTTATGCGCCTTGGTCTCTACCATGGAGTCATTGATGGTGAATACGGCCAACTCACAGCCAATAGTGTAAAGAATCTTTACAAGCGAGTTGGGGCAGTACTACCAGAAGCGTCACAAGAAACAGAAACCCCATCAGCCGGAGCACAGAACCAGCCCCAAGATAAACAAAACATAGAAGGAGCCGCAGAACAACCGGCCAAACCTGCCCCCCGAAAACCAAATCTACCTACCATTAAAGCAAATGAGATCGTCTCGCTAACATCGGGAAGCGCACATCTCATCGAAATTGCTCCCGTCAATACCCGAATCAGTGCAGAAAAACCACTTGCAAAGTTACGCAGCGGACAAGCAGTAGCAGTTGCACGAGTAGGCGTAGGGGATAAGGAACTTTTTAGCGTTGGCGCTACCGTCGACCTCACCTCTACCGGATCAGTAGACAAACAACACGCCACCATCACAGCAATAAGTGAGTTCAAGAACCCAGAAGAGAACTCGGAATCTCCGCTTCCAGGACACGACGTTACCGTTAATCTACCAGCCGAAGGCTACACCGATGGGCAAGACGTCACCCTTTCTATTGCTAACACTGAACGGCAAGCAGTATCGGGACTCACTGTCCCACTCAGTGCCCTACGTGAAGATACAGGGAAAACATACGTGCTAGTCAAAGACCCAGCCGTGAAACCTAATGGAGTGAAGAAAATAGATGTTACTGTGGGGCGAACCTTTGATGGTTTTGCTCTTGTAAATAGCGAACAACTCCATGATGGCGACACCGTGGTACTAGCCCAATGA
- a CDS encoding HAD family acid phosphatase yields the protein MIPDYCVPDLAKTGSSVVLLSVIAAVAVVVGLAFLVRKKRGGTAIVLGMALVVSGAALPTQTFAATAKQCPAGYHYDASKDKSAQPEAKAGIDRPASDESWMAPRTTFTMKADGSTGKTASGEELINWDVAKKTLRAYMNASKEGIADKNDSPYIRDVTSIARDAADKVAAQCEAAVAEGKKPAAVFDSDDTTLWTYDMEDHFMNFAFTSAKQQAWFDAGNYMPATPGMVDLVKKVHKAGCQIIGLTGRKTNQQAYTIANLEHAGYVDEAGKPLFVDDFFFTKFKDGPMPDYLVKQGRCNVAEKKCTTVQFKAGTRQHIQEDLGYTIIGNFGDQWSDLQGGQAQTWVKLPNATYYLPSPNLDEEWEARDKAAGMAPDEATYVVAPDGSSGSKPGVKDTDIPNMDIVKKTLREYYKATEDKNLKQYVSNKEESPYVAELTAVTGKAQQEVVAQCQAARARGEKPAITVDADDTTLWTYDMEEWMEFAFTPKKQDEYLKTNYHALPAVPGMVNLVKAAKAAGCEVIGLTGRSDDLKEVTQRNLEEVGYPAIDPSIYFTKKSSKLAELPAWVSCAKEKCTTIEFKSSVRKHIENDLGYRIVGNFGDQYSDLIGGYADAHYKLPNPTYYLP from the coding sequence ATGATTCCAGATTATTGTGTTCCTGATCTGGCCAAAACCGGATCAAGCGTTGTTCTATTATCTGTAATCGCTGCAGTTGCAGTGGTTGTCGGCTTAGCATTCCTTGTCCGAAAGAAACGTGGCGGGACAGCAATTGTTCTTGGTATGGCACTTGTGGTCAGTGGCGCGGCGTTGCCAACTCAAACGTTTGCGGCCACAGCAAAACAGTGCCCAGCAGGGTATCACTACGATGCGTCTAAGGATAAGTCAGCTCAGCCTGAAGCTAAGGCTGGTATCGATCGTCCTGCAAGCGACGAATCGTGGATGGCTCCACGCACAACTTTCACGATGAAGGCAGATGGTTCTACAGGGAAAACTGCGTCAGGTGAAGAATTGATCAACTGGGATGTTGCTAAGAAGACTCTTCGCGCATACATGAACGCGTCTAAAGAAGGAATCGCAGATAAAAATGATTCACCATATATTCGAGACGTCACCTCGATTGCTCGTGATGCAGCCGACAAGGTTGCGGCACAATGTGAAGCCGCAGTAGCCGAAGGTAAGAAGCCTGCCGCAGTGTTCGATTCAGATGATACGACTTTGTGGACGTATGACATGGAAGATCACTTCATGAACTTCGCCTTCACCTCGGCCAAGCAACAAGCCTGGTTTGATGCAGGAAATTACATGCCAGCAACGCCAGGAATGGTAGATCTCGTCAAGAAAGTCCACAAGGCAGGTTGCCAGATCATCGGCTTGACCGGCCGGAAAACTAACCAGCAGGCATATACGATCGCAAACCTTGAGCACGCCGGATACGTTGATGAAGCCGGAAAGCCACTTTTCGTTGATGACTTCTTCTTCACTAAGTTCAAGGACGGGCCAATGCCGGATTATCTGGTGAAACAGGGCCGTTGCAACGTAGCAGAAAAGAAGTGTACAACTGTCCAGTTCAAGGCTGGAACACGCCAACATATCCAGGAAGATCTGGGTTATACGATTATTGGAAACTTTGGCGATCAATGGTCAGATCTCCAGGGTGGCCAAGCTCAAACATGGGTGAAGTTGCCAAACGCTACATACTATTTGCCAAGCCCCAACCTGGACGAAGAATGGGAAGCACGCGATAAAGCTGCCGGGATGGCACCAGATGAAGCCACGTATGTTGTTGCTCCAGATGGTTCCTCTGGCTCTAAGCCGGGCGTGAAGGATACTGATATTCCAAACATGGATATCGTGAAAAAGACGTTGCGCGAATATTACAAGGCCACAGAAGATAAGAATCTCAAGCAGTATGTATCCAACAAGGAAGAATCCCCATACGTCGCAGAGCTTACTGCTGTGACTGGCAAGGCTCAGCAAGAAGTTGTTGCGCAATGCCAGGCGGCTCGCGCTCGCGGCGAAAAGCCAGCCATCACGGTGGATGCCGATGATACAACCCTGTGGACGTATGACATGGAAGAATGGATGGAATTTGCTTTCACACCAAAGAAACAAGACGAATACCTCAAGACCAACTATCACGCGCTTCCAGCAGTTCCAGGAATGGTGAACCTGGTTAAAGCAGCAAAGGCAGCAGGCTGTGAGGTCATTGGGCTTACCGGACGATCTGATGATTTGAAGGAAGTTACCCAACGTAACCTTGAAGAAGTTGGTTATCCAGCCATTGATCCGAGTATTTACTTCACGAAGAAGTCATCGAAACTGGCAGAACTTCCAGCATGGGTGAGTTGTGCGAAGGAAAAGTGCACAACGATCGAGTTTAAGTCATCTGTGCGCAAGCATATTGAAAACGATCTCGGATACCGGATCGTTGGAAACTTTGGGGATCAGTATTCTGATCTGATCGGGGGATACGCGGACGCCCACTACAAGTTACCGAACCCAACCTATTATTTGCCGTGA
- the infB gene encoding translation initiation factor IF-2 gives MAKVRVHELAKEIGVTSKKLLEVLKSEGEFVKSASSSIEAPVVRKAREYFESHPGEVDSKKSGKKPAAKPAPAAQAQPEKPVAAEKPAAPAPTPAAPKPAVKKATAKTAASKPAAKPSASKPAPAKPAAKPIPGKPAAPKPAATDSKPAGKKPAPGPRPMAHGVTPGSAHASAEAAREAAPPRPSAGRGPRPGAPRPGNSPFAPKQGMGGRGGQGGRGGQGGRGGQGGQGGQGRGQRSNGASFGGKQGGQGGQNRGPRPEGGAPRPQRTSPRPSPNMMPDQMPAPARSGGRGGRGGSGGGFGGGANGNNSGGGRGGFTRSGGKARGGSTAGAFGRQGGGRNNRKSKRAKRQEWEEQQSPMLQGVQIPRGDGSTVVRVRAGASLADFAERIDADPAALVTVLFRMGEMATANQSLDEDTFALLGAELGYDIKIMSAEDEDREILESFDIDIDAEHAGESDEDRLPRPPVVTVMGHVDHGKTKLLDAIRNADVVQGEAGGITQSIGAYQTHVKVEDEERAITFIDTPGHEAFTQMRARGADITDVAILVVAANDGVMPQTVEAINHAQAANVPIVVAVNKIDVDGANPDKVRAQLTEYNLVAEEYGGDVAFVDISAKQRINIPALLETVLATSDILVNPTANPNKPARGVAIEAKLDQGRGSVITALVQEGTLRIGDPIVVGTAYGRVRAMVDEHGNRLQEAGPARPVQVLGLTSVPGAGDQLIVADDDRTARQIAERREAAKRAATLAKRRKRVSLDDLNAAIEEGKIENLNLIIKGDSSGSVEALEASLLDIEVGGDEVQLNVIHRGVGAITQSDVDLATVDNAIIIGFNVRPAERVTELADSEGVEMKFYSVIYDAIDEVEAAMKGKLKPIYEEVQVATAEIRQVFKSGKFGLIAGSIVRSGAIRRGHKARLIRDGKVITEGLEIVSLRREKDDVTEVREGYECGITLGYKDITEGDMIETYEMREKPRD, from the coding sequence GTGGCTAAGGTCCGCGTCCATGAACTTGCTAAAGAGATTGGTGTAACAAGCAAGAAGTTGCTTGAAGTGCTTAAATCTGAAGGTGAATTCGTTAAATCTGCGTCCTCTTCGATTGAGGCACCAGTCGTGCGTAAAGCACGTGAATATTTTGAATCACATCCAGGTGAAGTTGATTCTAAGAAGTCTGGCAAGAAGCCAGCAGCTAAGCCTGCACCAGCAGCCCAGGCACAGCCAGAAAAGCCAGTTGCAGCAGAAAAGCCTGCAGCTCCAGCACCAACTCCTGCTGCGCCAAAGCCGGCAGTGAAGAAGGCTACTGCGAAGACTGCCGCATCCAAGCCGGCAGCAAAACCATCAGCTTCCAAGCCAGCCCCAGCAAAGCCAGCTGCTAAGCCAATTCCAGGCAAGCCTGCTGCGCCTAAGCCGGCGGCTACTGACAGCAAGCCTGCTGGCAAGAAGCCAGCTCCAGGCCCACGCCCAATGGCGCACGGTGTTACGCCAGGTTCGGCTCACGCATCGGCAGAAGCGGCTCGTGAAGCAGCTCCACCCCGTCCAAGTGCAGGCCGTGGCCCGCGTCCAGGCGCTCCACGCCCAGGTAACTCGCCTTTCGCTCCAAAGCAGGGCATGGGTGGCCGTGGCGGTCAGGGTGGCCGCGGAGGTCAAGGCGGCCGCGGGGGTCAGGGCGGCCAAGGCGGTCAAGGCCGTGGTCAGCGGTCCAACGGTGCGTCCTTCGGCGGTAAGCAGGGTGGCCAAGGAGGCCAGAACCGTGGTCCACGCCCAGAAGGCGGCGCACCACGTCCACAGCGCACCAGCCCACGCCCAAGCCCAAACATGATGCCAGATCAGATGCCAGCACCAGCACGTAGCGGCGGCCGTGGTGGCCGTGGCGGTAGTGGTGGCGGCTTCGGTGGCGGTGCCAACGGCAACAACAGTGGTGGTGGTCGCGGTGGCTTCACCCGCTCCGGTGGTAAAGCCCGTGGCGGTTCAACTGCAGGTGCTTTCGGCCGTCAGGGTGGTGGCCGCAACAACCGTAAATCCAAGCGTGCAAAGCGCCAGGAATGGGAAGAACAGCAATCTCCAATGCTCCAGGGCGTTCAGATTCCACGTGGCGATGGTTCCACCGTGGTTCGTGTTCGTGCAGGTGCATCGCTTGCTGACTTCGCAGAACGTATTGACGCCGATCCAGCAGCATTGGTTACCGTTCTCTTCCGTATGGGCGAAATGGCAACCGCCAACCAGTCCTTGGATGAAGATACGTTCGCACTGCTCGGTGCAGAACTCGGTTATGACATCAAGATTATGAGTGCAGAGGATGAGGATCGTGAAATCCTCGAATCCTTCGATATTGATATCGACGCCGAACACGCCGGCGAATCTGACGAAGATCGTTTGCCACGTCCACCAGTTGTTACTGTTATGGGCCACGTCGATCACGGTAAGACCAAGCTTCTTGACGCCATTCGTAACGCAGATGTTGTTCAGGGCGAAGCCGGTGGTATTACCCAGTCGATTGGTGCATACCAGACTCACGTCAAGGTTGAAGACGAAGAACGCGCAATCACGTTCATTGATACTCCGGGCCACGAAGCATTTACCCAGATGCGTGCACGTGGTGCGGACATCACGGACGTCGCGATCCTCGTCGTCGCTGCAAACGATGGTGTTATGCCACAAACTGTGGAAGCAATTAACCACGCCCAGGCAGCAAACGTGCCAATCGTCGTGGCTGTGAACAAGATCGATGTGGATGGTGCAAACCCGGACAAGGTTCGTGCGCAACTCACTGAATACAACCTGGTTGCGGAAGAATACGGTGGTGACGTGGCGTTCGTCGATATTTCGGCAAAGCAACGCATCAACATCCCAGCCCTGCTCGAAACGGTGCTGGCCACCTCCGATATTCTGGTTAACCCAACTGCTAACCCGAACAAGCCGGCTCGTGGCGTTGCCATCGAAGCGAAGCTGGATCAGGGCCGCGGCTCTGTTATTACAGCGCTCGTTCAAGAAGGTACCCTGCGCATCGGTGATCCAATCGTGGTTGGCACCGCATACGGCCGCGTCCGCGCAATGGTTGACGAACACGGAAACCGTTTGCAAGAAGCAGGCCCAGCACGCCCAGTCCAGGTACTTGGTTTGACGTCGGTTCCAGGCGCAGGCGATCAACTTATCGTTGCGGACGATGATCGTACGGCCCGCCAGATCGCGGAACGCCGCGAAGCTGCCAAGCGTGCAGCCACCTTGGCGAAGCGCCGCAAGCGTGTTTCGCTTGACGATCTCAACGCAGCCATTGAAGAAGGTAAGATCGAAAACCTCAACCTCATCATCAAGGGTGACTCCTCCGGTTCAGTTGAAGCGCTGGAAGCCTCCTTGCTCGATATCGAGGTTGGCGGCGACGAAGTCCAGCTTAACGTCATTCACCGTGGCGTTGGTGCAATCACCCAGTCCGACGTGGACTTGGCAACCGTGGACAACGCGATCATCATTGGCTTCAACGTGCGCCCAGCAGAACGCGTCACCGAACTGGCCGATTCTGAAGGCGTAGAAATGAAGTTCTACTCCGTGATCTACGATGCGATCGACGAAGTCGAAGCAGCCATGAAGGGCAAGCTGAAGCCAATCTACGAAGAGGTTCAGGTTGCCACCGCCGAAATCCGCCAGGTATTCAAGTCTGGCAAGTTCGGCCTGATCGCTGGTTCGATCGTCCGCTCCGGCGCGATCCGCCGCGGCCACAAGGCCCGCTTGATCCGCGACGGAAAGGTGATCACCGAAGGTTTGGAGATCGTCTCCTTGCGCCGTGAAAAGGACGACGTGACCGAGGTCCGTGAAGGCTACGAATGTGGTATCACCCTTGGCTACAAGGACATCACCGAAGGCGACATGATCGAAACCTACGAGATGCGTGAAAAGCCACGCGACTAA
- a CDS encoding peptidase inhibitor family I36 protein yields the protein MAVLALGGTSFVATIPAAEASDSSCPVGASCVWTGKGYTGIKGRNYDHSSPVHESINNQGKSAAANGATCKKTRFYDYTWGNSGSFFILHSESIVGTNYRDPDLSNGAGVGDYAHENWENRVSRITYVCD from the coding sequence ATGGCTGTGTTGGCTCTTGGTGGGACCAGTTTTGTTGCTACGATTCCAGCGGCCGAGGCTTCGGATAGTTCATGCCCTGTTGGTGCTTCTTGCGTGTGGACGGGGAAAGGTTACACCGGCATTAAGGGGCGGAATTATGATCATTCCTCTCCAGTACATGAGAGTATTAATAATCAAGGAAAGTCTGCTGCTGCAAACGGGGCAACTTGTAAGAAAACGAGGTTTTATGATTACACGTGGGGTAATTCGGGTAGTTTCTTCATTCTGCATAGCGAATCGATAGTAGGTACGAATTATCGAGATCCTGACCTGTCTAATGGGGCTGGTGTTGGTGATTATGCACATGAGAACTGGGAAAATAGGGTTAGTCGAATTACGTACGTGTGTGACTAA
- the rbfA gene encoding 30S ribosome-binding factor RbfA, whose amino-acid sequence MVNPRAAKVAERIQQVVASMLDKQIKDPRLGMVTITDVRVTGDLQHADVFYTVFGSEHDAKNSGAALKSATGMIRSAVGKQLGLRLTPTLAFHLDALPESAKSIEDLLVAARFRDEQIRKSAQGAVYAGDADPYRKPREEDDAEVVVSVESVEPAESAELAE is encoded by the coding sequence ATGGTTAATCCACGAGCAGCGAAAGTTGCGGAGCGAATCCAGCAAGTGGTTGCCTCAATGCTCGATAAGCAGATCAAGGATCCGCGCCTGGGCATGGTAACCATCACCGATGTGCGAGTTACTGGCGATTTGCAGCATGCCGACGTGTTCTACACCGTGTTCGGTTCGGAGCATGATGCGAAGAATTCTGGGGCAGCGCTCAAGTCTGCCACTGGAATGATTCGTTCGGCTGTGGGCAAGCAGCTAGGGTTACGTTTGACCCCAACGTTGGCCTTCCATTTGGACGCGTTGCCTGAATCGGCCAAGTCGATTGAAGATTTGCTTGTTGCGGCTCGGTTCCGTGATGAACAGATCCGCAAATCGGCGCAAGGCGCTGTTTATGCCGGCGATGCTGATCCGTACCGCAAGCCTCGCGAAGAAGATGACGCGGAAGTTGTGGTTTCTGTTGAATCGGTCGAGCCTGCTGAGTCTGCTGAACTGGCGGAGTGA